One window of the Triticum dicoccoides isolate Atlit2015 ecotype Zavitan chromosome 3B, WEW_v2.0, whole genome shotgun sequence genome contains the following:
- the LOC119276577 gene encoding glycylpeptide N-tetradecanoyltransferase 1-like, translated as MAAPNNDPAAASASASTSDAAHAAPEDTSIEALARRVQEHMTLASNPTARRHKFWETQPVGQFGDVADVSLPDGAIEPPSPLSEVRADPYPLPAAFEWFTCDLDDDALLADLYALLAHNYVEDDENMFRFNYSPAFLRWALRPPSFFRAWHIGVRAKESKKLVAFISGVPARIRARDDVVRMAEINFLCVHKKLRSKRLAPVLIREVTRRVHLENIWQAAYTAGVVLPTPITTCRYWHRSLNPKKLIDVGFSRLGPRMTMSRTVRLYKLPDAPLTPGFRQMELRDVAAVTRLLRAYLARYVVAPDFDELDVEHWLLPQEDVVDSYLVESPETHEVTDFCSFYTLPSSVLNNANYSTLKAAYSYYNVAVKTPLQQLMNDALIVAKQKNFDVFNALDVMENEGFLKELKFGPGDGQLHYYLYNYRIRNGIKPSELGLVLL; from the coding sequence ATGGCCGCCCCCAACAacgaccccgccgccgccagcgccagcGCTTCCACCAGCGACGCCGCCCACGCCGCGCCGGAGGACACCTCGATCGAGGCGCTGGCGCGGCGCGTGCAGGAGCACATGACCCTCGCCTCCAACCCCACCGCCCGCCGCCACAAGTTCTGGGAGACGCAGCCCGTGGGCCAGTTTGGCGACGTCGCCGACGTCTCCCTCCCCGACGGCGCCATCGAGCCGCCCTCCCCGCTCTCCGAGGTCCGCGCCGACCCCTACCCGCTCCCCGCGGCCTTCGAGTGGTTCACCTGCGACCTCGACGACGACGCCCTCCTCGCCGACCTTTACGCCCTCCTCGCCCACAACTACGTCGAGGACGACGAGAACATGTTCCGCTTCAACTACTCGCCGGCCTTCCTCCGCTGGGCGCTCCGCCCCCCCTCCTTCTTCCGCGCCTGGCACATTGGCGTCCGGGCCAAGGAGTCCAAGAAGCTCGTCGCTTTCATATCCGGCGTCCCCGCGCGCATCCGTGCGCGCGACGACGTTGTCCGCATGGCCGAGATCAACTTCCTCTGCGTCCACAAGAAGCTCCGATCCAAGCGCCTCGCGCCGGTGCTCATCCGGGAGGTCACCCGTCGCGTGCACCTGGAGAACATCTGGCAGGCTGCCTACACTGCGGGCGTCGTCCTCCCGACCCCCATCACCACCTGCCGCTACTGGCATCGATCCCTCAACCCGAAGAAGCTCATCGACGTTGGCTTCTCCCGTCTTGGTCCCCGCATGACCATGAGCCGCACGGTCCGGCTCTACAAGCTGCCTGATGCGCCGCTTACCCCTGGGTTCCGCCAGAtggagttgcgggatgttgcagcaGTCACACGCTTGCTCAGGGCATACCTTGCAAGGTACGTGGTGGCTCCAGATTTTGATGAGCTTGATGTTGAGCACTGGTTGCTGCCCCAGGAGGATGTAGTGGACAGCTACCTTGTGGAGAGCCCTGAGACGCACGAGGTCACAGATTTCTGCAGCTTTTACACTCTGCCCTCGTCCGTGCTGAACAATGCCAACTACTCAACACTCAAGGCCGCATACTCATATTACAATGTTGCTGTCAAGACCCCATTGCAGCAGCTGATGAATGATGCACTGATTGTGGCCAAGCAGAAGAACTTTGATGTGTTCAACGCGCTCGATGTCATGGAGAACGAGGGGTTCCTCAAGGAGCTCAAGTTTGGCCCTGGAGATGGGCAGCTGCACTATTATCTCTATAATTACCGCATTCGCAATGGAATCAAGCCATCTGAGCTTGGGCTTGTGCTTCTATAG